In one window of bacterium DNA:
- a CDS encoding acyl carrier protein encodes MDRENLKSFIEQKIDEKVEMLGLERPELTDDYHLTGSGVFDSMDFFGLITDVEEEFQTEIDFTEHDPDVFTTLGGFMQCVLSSASNG; translated from the coding sequence ATGGATCGAGAGAACCTGAAATCTTTTATCGAACAGAAAATCGATGAGAAGGTCGAAATGCTTGGACTAGAGCGACCGGAATTGACTGATGATTACCATCTTACTGGATCCGGCGTCTTCGATTCAATGGATTTCTTTGGCCTCATTACCGATGTCGAGGAAGAGTTTCAAACGGAGATCGACTTTACAGAGCATGATCCGGATGTGTTCACGACGCTCGGCGGCTTCATGCAGTGTGTCCTAAGCTCGGCGAGTAACGGATGA
- a CDS encoding GNAT family N-acetyltransferase encodes MSDIRIEILGRDDERLDQLPPLFRDYYESMSDKGLQMPLVENGEHLWLDGLRKSLGRFYQMVATVEDDRIVGFVFGYIRITPPYLGSKKVGYVDGLYLEEQHRTGPLVLRMIRELQMWFRERDVDSLELQVLTDNEHAWKLWESLGFKRELYQMRKQLRP; translated from the coding sequence ATGAGCGATATTCGCATAGAAATACTGGGGCGTGATGATGAGCGTTTGGACCAGTTGCCGCCACTTTTTCGTGATTACTACGAGAGCATGAGCGACAAGGGACTGCAGATGCCGCTTGTAGAGAACGGTGAGCATCTATGGCTCGACGGCCTGCGTAAAAGTCTTGGGCGCTTCTACCAGATGGTCGCGACTGTCGAAGATGACCGTATCGTCGGGTTCGTTTTCGGGTATATCCGGATCACACCACCGTACCTCGGAAGCAAGAAGGTCGGATATGTGGACGGGCTTTACCTGGAGGAACAGCATCGCACTGGCCCTCTCGTCCTGAGAATGATTCGCGAACTACAGATGTGGTTTCGCGAGCGAGATGTGGATTCTCTTGAGTTGCAGGTTCTGACCGATAACGAGCATGCCTGGAAACTCTGGGAAAGTCTCGGTTTCAAACGCGAACTGTACCAGATGAGAAAGCAGTTACGGCCATGA
- a CDS encoding acyltransferase, translating into MSAILNNMAATEHQLRKALWMMRGWLLRCYLRLHGCRVGNKLKCKQWPTFRQVPNGNIRLGSSVTIGYRISLDVGREAILEIGNHVNLVQDLLISSGVQVVIGDYSGIGEYSSIRDGDHGYSSHSRIHDQVTTHDPIIIGSDVQISRGCLVTSGSRIDDGVIVGAGSVVTSRTKTIANGIYIGQPVKMIGKRP; encoded by the coding sequence ATGAGCGCCATTCTGAACAATATGGCAGCCACCGAGCACCAGCTGCGCAAAGCGTTGTGGATGATGCGCGGCTGGTTGCTGCGCTGCTATCTACGGCTGCACGGCTGCCGGGTTGGTAACAAGCTGAAGTGTAAGCAATGGCCCACGTTTCGGCAAGTGCCAAATGGTAATATCAGGCTAGGATCGTCGGTAACGATTGGATACAGGATTTCATTGGATGTGGGGAGAGAGGCCATACTTGAAATCGGCAATCATGTGAATCTTGTGCAAGATTTGCTTATCAGCAGTGGTGTGCAGGTTGTAATTGGAGATTACTCAGGTATCGGGGAGTACTCGAGTATTCGGGATGGTGATCATGGTTATAGTTCACATAGTCGAATACACGACCAGGTCACAACCCATGACCCAATAATAATTGGAAGCGATGTTCAAATAAGTCGCGGCTGTTTGGTCACGAGTGGTAGCAGAATAGATGATGGTGTAATCGTTGGTGCTGGTTCAGTCGTGACAAGTAGGACGAAGACGATTGCAAATGGAATCTATATTGGTCAACCTGTGAAAATGATCGGAAAGAGGCCCTGA
- a CDS encoding SDR family oxidoreductase: MKVLITGGGGFIGSNLVEEFVNRGHDVSVLDNFSTGKRENLTEYEDHIELIEGDIRSFHVVNRAVEGMEVILHQAALPSVPRSINDPITTNEVNVVGTLNILEAARSHGVRRIVYASSSSVYGDNPTLPKVETMVPVPLSPYAVSKLTGENYCRVYAELYGLETVALRYFNVFGPRQDPSSQYSAVIPKFINLMMKEVAPKIYGDGEQSRDFTFVKNVVSANILAATKEAVVGKAINCATHGQVTLNQLVMLLNRILGTTIVPEYAESRPGDIKHSYADIELLKRCTGYSPIVEFETGIEKTVRYYRDRNDDSSLFQ, encoded by the coding sequence ATGAAAGTGTTGATAACTGGCGGAGGCGGTTTTATTGGTTCGAACCTCGTTGAGGAATTTGTGAATCGCGGGCATGATGTCAGTGTGTTGGACAACTTCTCTACTGGGAAAAGAGAGAATTTGACAGAGTATGAAGACCATATTGAACTGATTGAAGGGGATATACGAAGCTTTCATGTTGTCAACCGTGCTGTTGAAGGAATGGAAGTCATATTGCACCAAGCTGCACTTCCATCTGTACCACGATCAATTAATGATCCAATCACAACCAATGAAGTTAACGTTGTAGGGACACTGAATATCTTGGAAGCAGCTAGGAGTCACGGAGTTCGTCGTATTGTGTACGCGTCTTCATCATCTGTATATGGTGACAATCCAACACTGCCAAAGGTCGAGACAATGGTGCCGGTTCCTCTTTCTCCCTATGCTGTCTCGAAGCTGACTGGGGAGAATTATTGCCGTGTATATGCGGAACTGTACGGATTGGAGACTGTGGCGCTGAGGTATTTTAACGTGTTTGGACCCCGGCAGGATCCATCGTCTCAATATTCTGCGGTCATACCGAAATTCATAAACCTTATGATGAAAGAGGTTGCTCCAAAAATATATGGTGATGGTGAGCAAAGCAGAGATTTTACTTTTGTGAAAAACGTAGTCTCTGCGAATATTCTTGCAGCAACTAAAGAAGCTGTTGTTGGGAAAGCAATAAATTGCGCGACACACGGGCAAGTGACATTAAATCAGCTTGTGATGTTGCTGAATCGAATACTAGGGACCACGATAGTGCCTGAGTACGCAGAGTCGCGTCCAGGAGATATCAAGCACAGTTATGCTGATATTGAATTGCTGAAGAGATGCACTGGTTATTCGCCGATTGTAGAGTTCGAGACTGGTATTGAAAAAACAGTGCGATATTATAGGGACAGAAATGACGATAGCTCGCTCTTTCAATAG
- a CDS encoding ISL3 family transposase: protein MAGQPVHDTVDKEWRHMDFFQHTCYLHARVPRVRCDACGVQQVTVPWARPGSGFTLLFEALAMSMAPHMPVADIARQFRIHDTRLWRILRFHIARAREHEDYSTVECIALDETSRRRRHRYVSIVTDADARRVLFACEGRGQDVLGRFADDFHAHGSDPDEIRVISMVMSPAFIAGVREVLPNAHMTFDRFHIMKLPNEALDRVRREEAQENPHLKGRRFLWLRRPRQLSVSQERKLSDLRYCAHKTNNAYALVLGLRAFFDIEAHQSVAYLKRWYHWTRCSRIEQMKEFALTIKRHWDGVLRFHQSHMTAGFLEGINSLVQASKLKARGYRSTDNWITMIYLIAGKLDYQLTYK from the coding sequence GTGGCAGGACAGCCGGTTCATGACACGGTGGACAAAGAATGGCGTCATATGGACTTTTTTCAGCACACGTGTTATCTGCACGCTCGTGTTCCGCGGGTGCGCTGTGATGCATGCGGGGTTCAGCAGGTCACCGTCCCCTGGGCGCGTCCGGGAAGTGGCTTTACGCTGCTGTTTGAAGCTCTTGCGATGAGCATGGCCCCGCACATGCCCGTGGCCGACATTGCCCGCCAGTTCCGCATTCACGATACGCGGCTCTGGCGCATTCTCCGGTTTCATATCGCGCGTGCACGGGAGCATGAAGACTACTCTACGGTAGAGTGCATCGCACTTGATGAGACCTCTCGCCGTCGGAGGCACCGGTATGTGAGTATCGTTACTGATGCGGATGCGCGTCGCGTTCTGTTTGCCTGTGAGGGACGCGGGCAGGATGTGTTAGGCCGCTTTGCCGATGATTTTCATGCGCACGGGAGTGATCCGGACGAAATCCGGGTCATCAGCATGGTCATGTCGCCCGCGTTCATTGCAGGTGTGCGCGAGGTTCTGCCCAATGCCCATATGACGTTTGATCGTTTTCATATCATGAAGCTACCCAACGAAGCCCTCGACCGTGTTCGCAGAGAAGAAGCGCAGGAGAACCCGCATTTGAAGGGCAGGCGGTTTCTGTGGCTCCGTCGTCCACGGCAGCTGAGCGTATCACAGGAGCGTAAACTCTCAGATCTGCGGTATTGCGCGCACAAGACAAACAATGCATACGCTCTCGTCCTGGGACTACGCGCATTCTTTGATATTGAAGCACATCAGTCGGTCGCATATCTGAAGCGATGGTATCACTGGACCCGATGCAGTAGGATCGAGCAGATGAAGGAGTTTGCGCTTACGATCAAGCGACACTGGGATGGCGTCCTTCGTTTTCACCAGTCACACATGACTGCAGGCTTTCTCGAAGGTATCAACAGCTTGGTTCAGGCATCCAAACTAAAGGCACGAGGGTATCGATCCACAGACAACTGGATCACGATGATCTATCTGATTGCCGGGAAGCTCGATTATCAGCTTACCTACAAGTAG
- a CDS encoding HAD-IIIC family phosphatase: MKDMKFAEIIAANRDLGGSMHGEPMGVKVLSNVIVQPVKDVLEYALRSTGVFVNVTLGDYDQIVQESAGVNARVVMVIWEAANAAEGLPHRLELMETAEREALFRHVASEITLVARNLSQVPLLLWTEFSAFPFTAGYANATAYDDFVDRCNAHLRDALPQNGRLINVDKIYARASLESALDWRGWYNASALYAVPFYKELATSVKPWFDSLAGRTAKLLLMDCDNTLWGGILGEDTPSGVQLDPHQYPGSVFDEIQQRAKALGKRGVLLGLCSKNNAEDVDAMLRDHPWMVLRDDDLTVKRVSWYPKTDSIRDAAAELNLGLDSFVFLDDSDFEIGLVRAQLPEVTTFQVPAKLYRYPALFRELETRFTQLSLSSEDLQRKRQYHEERMRTEERERHSDFESYLQGLGIKMMVSCNDPDTIPRIAQMTQKTNQFNLTTRRYTEADITAFTESDNTDVFAFAVQDNYGDSGITAACILHHTEACCDIDTLLMSCRIIGRNIEYAVMQSIVAHCASRGVETLNGMYIPTEKNMQVAEYYPRCGFTPSDTGEDGASGFTLQVSRYQPNELSYIEVIHA, from the coding sequence ATGAAGGATATGAAATTCGCGGAGATCATCGCGGCAAACCGGGACTTGGGAGGATCCATGCATGGGGAGCCGATGGGAGTGAAGGTGCTCTCTAATGTCATCGTGCAACCGGTGAAGGACGTTCTCGAGTATGCGCTGCGCTCCACAGGTGTTTTCGTGAATGTCACGCTTGGAGACTATGATCAAATCGTTCAGGAGAGTGCCGGCGTCAACGCGCGCGTGGTGATGGTGATCTGGGAGGCGGCCAATGCTGCCGAAGGACTGCCACACCGACTGGAGTTGATGGAGACTGCGGAGCGAGAAGCACTATTCCGGCACGTCGCTTCGGAAATCACGCTCGTGGCTAGAAACCTCTCTCAGGTGCCGCTGCTTCTCTGGACGGAGTTCTCTGCCTTTCCGTTTACTGCCGGATATGCGAATGCTACTGCGTATGATGACTTCGTTGATCGATGCAATGCGCATCTCCGGGATGCTCTCCCTCAGAATGGCCGTCTTATCAACGTCGACAAGATCTATGCGCGCGCGTCGCTCGAATCAGCACTGGACTGGCGCGGCTGGTATAATGCTAGCGCGTTGTATGCCGTTCCGTTTTATAAAGAGCTAGCGACTTCTGTGAAGCCCTGGTTCGATTCACTCGCCGGACGTACGGCGAAGTTGCTTCTGATGGACTGCGACAACACACTCTGGGGAGGCATCCTCGGAGAAGACACACCTTCCGGTGTGCAACTCGATCCGCATCAGTACCCGGGCTCCGTCTTCGATGAGATTCAGCAGCGAGCCAAGGCACTCGGGAAGCGCGGTGTCCTGCTCGGTCTGTGTAGTAAAAACAATGCCGAGGATGTGGATGCCATGCTGCGTGATCACCCGTGGATGGTGTTGAGAGACGATGACCTGACGGTAAAACGGGTTTCCTGGTACCCGAAAACGGATAGCATAAGGGACGCAGCCGCAGAACTCAATCTGGGCCTGGATTCCTTCGTTTTCCTTGATGATTCGGATTTCGAGATTGGCCTTGTCCGCGCCCAGCTGCCCGAGGTCACGACCTTCCAGGTACCGGCGAAACTCTATCGTTACCCGGCACTGTTTCGGGAACTCGAAACACGTTTCACGCAGCTGTCACTGTCCTCCGAAGATCTTCAGCGGAAGCGACAGTACCACGAAGAACGTATGCGCACTGAGGAGCGTGAGCGCCATTCGGACTTTGAGAGTTATCTGCAGGGTCTTGGTATCAAGATGATGGTTTCTTGTAACGATCCTGACACCATCCCTCGTATCGCGCAAATGACACAGAAAACGAATCAGTTTAACCTGACCACCCGGCGCTACACTGAGGCCGACATCACCGCGTTCACGGAGTCTGACAACACGGATGTATTCGCGTTTGCGGTGCAGGATAATTACGGGGACAGCGGAATCACCGCGGCATGCATCCTGCATCATACGGAAGCGTGCTGCGACATCGATACGCTTCTCATGAGCTGCCGCATCATCGGACGCAACATCGAGTACGCAGTGATGCAAAGTATTGTGGCGCATTGCGCTTCGCGTGGGGTGGAAACGCTGAACGGGATGTATATCCCTACCGAGAAGAACATGCAGGTTGCTGAGTACTATCCGCGCTGCGGATTCACTCCGTCCGATACGGGTGAAGACGGGGCGAGTGGCTTCACGCTTCAGGTCAGCAGGTACCAGCCCAACGAATTGTCATATATCGAGGTTATTCATGCGTGA
- a CDS encoding amino acid adenylation domain-containing protein, which produces MDTVTIIHRVAAIVLQYPDRPALEIDSTQWSYRELWRAAGEIARVIESREGTRRTPVAIFASRSFVTYVGILGILRSGRPYLPINLKFPVSRTSRMLDLAQSGTAIVSEEFEEYVRKMLDDHATQLSLIDVEILAPLCEEAGAGDEASDSMERSMLFEEHSTEAYFLFTSGTTGEPKGIPVTHANLEAYIEFIRGEYDLGPDDRISQAFDTTFDPSVHDMFVCWSAGACLCPLSPNDLLLPNRFINRKKLTVWSSVPSIALRMKQVRMLKPNSLPTLRYTLFTGEGLPDHVAESWSQAAPNSVIVNGYGPTEITINISRHEWKASSSPALAVNGIVPIGKIFSTHRFRIVDEHLHPLKWGARGELLVSGPQVTNGYLKDADRTKHSFVKIEGEVGIWYRTGDLVNELEDGTLQYLGRIDHQVQIRGYRVEIAEVESFLRSMDAVTETVVLPLQDSTGMVHGLHAFLLSSAGTTLQGEALHLCREHLPEYMVPTRFTVLAQFPITPSGKIDRKQLLVMEK; this is translated from the coding sequence TTGGACACTGTGACTATTATTCATCGAGTCGCGGCAATTGTACTGCAGTATCCGGATCGGCCTGCGCTGGAGATCGATTCCACGCAATGGTCCTACCGGGAACTCTGGCGGGCAGCAGGAGAAATCGCGCGCGTAATCGAGAGTCGTGAAGGAACGCGACGCACCCCCGTCGCGATATTCGCCTCGCGTTCCTTTGTCACGTACGTAGGGATACTCGGTATTCTACGATCCGGTCGTCCCTACCTTCCGATCAACCTGAAGTTCCCAGTTTCCCGTACGTCGCGGATGCTTGACCTGGCGCAGAGTGGTACCGCGATCGTGAGTGAGGAGTTCGAAGAGTATGTAAGGAAGATGCTGGATGACCATGCAACACAGTTGTCCCTTATCGACGTTGAAATACTTGCCCCGCTGTGCGAGGAGGCGGGAGCAGGAGACGAAGCTTCAGACAGCATGGAGCGAAGTATGCTGTTCGAAGAGCATTCCACTGAAGCCTACTTCTTGTTCACATCGGGGACCACCGGGGAGCCAAAGGGAATTCCTGTAACGCATGCGAACCTGGAAGCTTACATCGAGTTCATCCGGGGGGAATATGATTTAGGCCCCGATGACCGTATCTCGCAGGCGTTTGACACGACCTTCGACCCCAGCGTTCATGACATGTTTGTCTGCTGGTCCGCGGGTGCCTGCCTATGTCCACTTTCACCGAATGATCTTCTTCTCCCGAACCGCTTTATTAACCGGAAGAAGTTGACCGTCTGGAGTTCGGTGCCTTCGATTGCCCTGCGCATGAAGCAGGTCAGGATGCTGAAGCCGAACAGTCTTCCTACACTGCGTTATACACTGTTTACCGGTGAAGGATTGCCGGATCACGTGGCAGAATCTTGGAGTCAGGCCGCTCCGAATTCCGTCATTGTCAATGGGTATGGTCCAACGGAGATCACCATCAATATTTCCAGACATGAATGGAAGGCGTCCAGTTCTCCGGCTCTTGCCGTGAACGGGATCGTCCCCATCGGGAAGATTTTTTCGACCCATCGCTTTCGTATCGTCGACGAGCATTTACACCCCCTGAAGTGGGGTGCAAGAGGTGAATTGCTTGTTTCCGGTCCTCAGGTTACGAATGGATATTTGAAAGATGCCGACCGCACTAAGCATAGTTTCGTGAAAATCGAGGGTGAGGTGGGAATCTGGTATCGAACGGGTGACTTGGTCAACGAACTGGAAGACGGAACGCTGCAATACTTAGGGAGGATAGACCATCAGGTGCAGATCCGGGGTTATCGCGTGGAAATCGCGGAGGTGGAATCCTTCCTCCGCTCGATGGATGCTGTGACGGAGACGGTCGTCTTACCCCTTCAGGATTCGACAGGAATGGTGCACGGACTACATGCGTTCCTCCTCTCTTCGGCGGGAACGACGCTGCAGGGAGAAGCGTTGCATCTCTGCCGTGAGCATCTGCCGGAGTACATGGTTCCGACCCGCTTTACGGTCCTTGCTCAGTTCCCGATAACACCCAGTGGGAAAATCGATAGAAAACAATTGTTGGTCATGGAGAAATGA
- a CDS encoding glycosyltransferase family 4 protein encodes MRKDSDRVKDKVLILGKLPPPYMGPAIATKIIMGSRMLSDRYYMVHFNTGIHKAFRESTRHQYGAVFKNINLYVRFVVALSTQRPSLVQIPISQSTIGFLKDSVYIWLSSLFGRRVVVVLRGSALLQWQNNASVATRVYYRMTMKRVATGLVLSKRLTGQLENVLPMNRISVVTNGADYDIPDHRTRGRVVTVLYLSNLQPSKGIIETINGVRVLKNMGIDCLLNVVGAWRDEKTERICKKVVRENGLSVRFFGVVSEWEDKCKLLMQADIFTFTPKAPEGQPWSIIEAMACSLPVVSSNMGAIPDMVKDGYNGIVLDIVSPDEIAIALAKLIRDRELREEMGRNSKKIYDDRYTEVNMVNSIINGFESALSS; translated from the coding sequence ATGAGAAAAGATAGTGATCGAGTAAAAGATAAAGTGTTGATTCTCGGGAAGCTTCCGCCACCGTATATGGGCCCTGCTATTGCAACAAAGATAATAATGGGGTCTCGAATGTTGTCTGATAGATATTATATGGTGCATTTTAATACGGGTATCCATAAAGCGTTTCGTGAATCGACCAGGCATCAGTATGGTGCGGTATTCAAGAACATTAATTTATATGTGCGATTTGTTGTTGCCTTGTCTACGCAGCGCCCTAGCTTGGTGCAGATACCAATCAGTCAGTCTACAATTGGATTCTTAAAGGACAGTGTCTATATATGGTTATCCTCATTGTTCGGTCGGAGGGTGGTAGTTGTCTTGCGCGGTAGCGCTCTGCTACAGTGGCAGAATAATGCATCTGTAGCTACAAGAGTGTATTACAGAATGACCATGAAAAGAGTAGCGACGGGGCTGGTCCTTTCAAAAAGATTAACGGGGCAATTAGAGAACGTATTGCCAATGAATCGAATTAGTGTCGTAACAAATGGTGCTGACTATGATATCCCGGATCACCGGACCAGAGGTCGTGTTGTCACTGTATTGTACCTATCTAATTTACAGCCATCTAAAGGAATCATAGAGACGATTAATGGTGTGAGGGTGCTAAAGAATATGGGGATAGATTGCTTGCTTAATGTGGTAGGCGCATGGAGGGATGAAAAGACGGAGCGAATATGTAAGAAGGTTGTACGCGAGAACGGACTATCTGTACGATTTTTCGGTGTAGTTAGCGAATGGGAGGATAAATGCAAACTGCTAATGCAGGCAGATATATTTACTTTTACCCCGAAGGCTCCAGAGGGCCAGCCATGGTCTATTATCGAAGCAATGGCATGTTCCCTCCCTGTCGTGTCGTCAAACATGGGTGCGATTCCTGACATGGTCAAGGATGGCTACAATGGAATAGTATTAGATATTGTCTCTCCAGATGAAATCGCAATCGCGTTGGCGAAGTTGATTCGTGATAGGGAGCTTAGAGAAGAGATGGGACGAAATTCAAAAAAGATATATGATGATAGATATACTGAAGTAAACATGGTTAACAGTATTATCAATGGTTTTGAGTCTGCATTGAGTAGTTGA
- a CDS encoding acyl carrier protein, with protein MREQIYRVFSQVLGLDPAAISSTTGPENTSGWDSLKHLNLVAALEEEFEVEFTDTEVVDCVSPAMAMEILQQKIGSR; from the coding sequence ATGCGTGAACAAATATATCGTGTGTTTTCACAGGTACTCGGCCTGGACCCAGCTGCCATCAGCAGTACGACCGGACCAGAGAACACATCAGGCTGGGACAGCCTCAAACATCTGAACCTTGTCGCAGCTCTGGAAGAAGAATTCGAGGTCGAGTTTACAGATACGGAAGTTGTTGACTGTGTGAGTCCGGCAATGGCGATGGAAATTCTTCAGCAGAAGATCGGGAGCCGATGA
- a CDS encoding glycosyltransferase family 4 protein: MANVGIVTTWFERGAAYVSRQYERLIAIENKVYIYARGGYQDKRSRAYNKENVWWGKVTGRPIRTAIDKADFIKWISLNKIDIVLFNEQSWWEPVVWCKEEGVITGSYIDYYTHDTVPLFWLYDFLLCNTKRHYSVFKEHPQSYHIPWGVDTNLFAPAKEADHEIPVLFHSCGVSPYRKGTDMLLNAASRISGDFKLVVHTQVSLSKISNMARSAISKLSKAGRLQVIRKTIPAPGLYSSADIYVYPSRLDGLGLTLPEAISSGLAVVATGHPPMSEFVRSEYGVSIPVERSFRRGDGYYWQMVEVKQEILTSVLQELINDKDKIVSMKRSAREYAVRFLNWDDRATSLNDTLGGIEKIDYDQALVERALEYEAEKSTWKDRLYHIMPEAMGQINIIKKRIAMRKLKR; encoded by the coding sequence ATGGCTAATGTCGGAATCGTAACAACGTGGTTTGAAAGAGGCGCTGCTTATGTATCGCGCCAGTATGAAAGATTAATAGCGATTGAGAACAAGGTGTATATTTATGCACGTGGGGGCTACCAGGATAAGCGTAGTCGTGCATACAATAAAGAGAATGTCTGGTGGGGTAAGGTTACCGGAAGACCGATCCGGACTGCTATAGATAAAGCGGATTTTATAAAATGGATATCTCTAAATAAAATAGACATAGTGTTATTCAATGAGCAATCTTGGTGGGAGCCTGTTGTGTGGTGCAAGGAAGAGGGTGTCATTACTGGCTCCTATATTGATTACTATACTCATGATACAGTTCCGTTGTTTTGGCTTTATGATTTTTTACTATGCAATACAAAGAGGCATTATTCGGTGTTTAAGGAGCATCCGCAATCGTATCACATACCATGGGGCGTGGATACTAACCTCTTTGCGCCAGCCAAAGAGGCAGATCATGAGATCCCGGTACTGTTTCATTCATGTGGAGTGAGTCCTTATAGAAAAGGAACTGATATGCTATTGAACGCGGCCTCCCGAATTAGTGGAGATTTTAAACTAGTGGTACATACACAGGTATCGCTGTCGAAAATTAGTAACATGGCGCGTTCAGCGATATCGAAGCTATCTAAGGCAGGTAGGTTGCAAGTGATAAGAAAAACAATACCGGCCCCTGGATTATATTCGTCTGCAGATATATATGTGTATCCAAGCAGATTGGATGGTTTGGGCTTAACATTACCAGAGGCCATATCCAGTGGCTTGGCTGTTGTCGCAACAGGTCACCCTCCTATGAGTGAATTTGTGCGTTCTGAGTATGGCGTATCGATTCCTGTGGAAAGGTCGTTTAGAAGGGGAGATGGATACTATTGGCAAATGGTGGAGGTTAAGCAGGAGATCCTCACGTCTGTACTGCAAGAATTAATTAATGACAAGGATAAAATCGTATCAATGAAGCGTAGTGCTAGAGAATATGCTGTACGGTTCCTAAATTGGGATGATCGTGCAACCAGTCTGAATGATACGCTGGGCGGCATTGAAAAAATAGATTATGATCAAGCGTTAGTAGAAAGAGCTCTAGAGTATGAAGCAGAAAAGAGTACATGGAAGGACAGACTATACCATATAATGCCGGAAGCTATGGGTCAGATAAACATCATAAAGAAGCGAATTGCAATGAGAAAACTGAAACGGTGA
- a CDS encoding SDR family oxidoreductase, with product MRAFADIQIGDKEKVRHRITTDDITRFAALTGDDNKLHIDKQFAAATQFMKPIAHGMLGAAFISTLIGTKLPGDGALWHRQTLEFVRPVYEGDAITVTATVTSKKKRTKTIVLDVIIRNHRRQVVTRGEAHVKVLSPQPEKVQDSRNSASYAAVLVVGGSGGIGTAVAQELGHRARPVAVHCHSDRNAASSVVETIRAGSGEALVVEADVRKSEEMEDAARQAAYRLGGLDGLVYCVTSPLDDSTYEELSWQDFEEALDIELRGAWNAVQSVLPHMKERGEGSIVFLSTQAVDTPSAEWMPYITAKSALEGLARSLAVALAPYSIRVNIVAPGMTDTKLIAGLPSIVKTRIQATAPMKRLADPKDIAGVIAFLLSRDSSYCTGETIRVNGGQVMR from the coding sequence ATGAGAGCATTTGCAGACATACAGATTGGAGATAAAGAGAAAGTACGGCACCGGATTACAACAGACGACATTACCCGGTTTGCCGCATTGACTGGTGATGACAACAAATTGCACATCGACAAACAGTTTGCCGCGGCGACGCAATTCATGAAGCCTATTGCGCACGGGATGCTTGGCGCCGCGTTTATTTCAACGCTGATCGGTACGAAGCTGCCCGGTGATGGTGCTCTCTGGCATCGGCAGACACTGGAGTTCGTGCGACCGGTCTATGAAGGAGACGCCATCACGGTCACGGCAACGGTCACCAGCAAAAAGAAGCGCACGAAAACCATCGTCCTGGATGTGATCATTCGGAACCACCGTAGACAGGTCGTCACACGCGGAGAAGCGCACGTCAAAGTGCTCAGCCCGCAACCGGAGAAAGTTCAGGACTCGCGAAATTCTGCTTCCTATGCCGCCGTGCTCGTTGTTGGAGGTAGCGGCGGGATCGGCACCGCTGTCGCACAGGAGTTGGGACATCGTGCCCGACCGGTTGCCGTACACTGTCACAGCGACAGGAACGCCGCGAGCAGTGTCGTGGAAACGATCCGTGCCGGCAGCGGAGAAGCGTTAGTCGTCGAGGCTGATGTGAGAAAGTCGGAGGAGATGGAGGACGCAGCGAGGCAGGCCGCGTATCGTCTGGGCGGACTGGACGGTCTCGTCTATTGTGTGACAAGTCCGCTAGACGACAGTACCTACGAGGAACTTTCGTGGCAGGATTTCGAGGAGGCCCTCGATATTGAACTGCGCGGCGCGTGGAATGCCGTGCAGTCCGTATTGCCGCACATGAAAGAGAGAGGTGAAGGCAGCATCGTGTTTCTTTCGACGCAGGCCGTCGATACACCGAGCGCTGAGTGGATGCCCTATATCACGGCGAAGTCCGCGCTTGAAGGACTCGCGCGATCACTCGCAGTGGCGCTCGCTCCGTACTCCATCCGCGTGAATATCGTAGCGCCCGGTATGACGGACACAAAGCTTATCGCCGGACTCCCTTCAATTGTAAAAACGCGTATCCAGGCAACCGCTCCAATGAAGCGGCTAGCTGACCCTAAGGATATTGCCGGAGTTATCGCCTTCTTGCTTTCGCGGGACAGCAGCTACTGTACGGGCGAGACGATTCGTGTCAACGGTGGGCAGGTAATGCGATGA